One Vespula pensylvanica isolate Volc-1 chromosome 1, ASM1446617v1, whole genome shotgun sequence genomic region harbors:
- the LOC122630211 gene encoding probable ATP-dependent RNA helicase DDX28 yields MLFRFCNLCYKDVGVSIVNLRKYGKRVSTKRFKKGKLEKETLIHDQINTKKPIIVCKRPVFNFYEGQSYSQYEKIPIASQGWHHPKSRGDYFFVYPEHKLKSDQTIVESTFENYDLHSSLYKKLQELGFIKQLEIQEHAIQKILDGQNTVLAAETGCGKTLAYLVPLIDQILNWKPLLQRPFNSPLGLIITPTRELAVQIGIEAKHLSKDLGISTKILTGGKTKKLVLRLPLNDVDLVVASFGVISKLSTIGLYKLNCVKHIVLDEADALFHETFEKKLKVFMNRLKIGNQQTIDENGIPKNTQLTLASATMPQRISEVLGDIVNVNSLVQIVSEKLHHVLVPQKFMRLGPSEKPYELLKYIKPKIKSKEPIIIFSNKNATCDWISMFLHECGINNVHLNGNMPLIIRQGKYKEFQTGKVNILSTTNIGSRGLDTFMVRHILNYEFPLDTSDYIHRCGRVGRVNSHKDCKVINFISNYLEIQIAQKIERAFRRGRPIPIFNIMMNNMKEDVEPLISSNDILQNDIIQNIDEENSIPY; encoded by the exons ATGCTTTTtcgattttgtaatttatgttATAAAGATGTAGGTGTGTCGATTGTAAATTTACGGAAATACGGA AAAAGAGTTAGTACCAAACGTTTTAAGAAAGGTAAactcgaaaaagaaacgttgatCCATGACcaaataaatacaaagaagCCAATAATTGTGTGCAAACGCCCAGTATTTAATTTCTACGAAGGTCAAAGTTATTCACAGTACGAAAAAATACCAATAGCTAGTCAAGGATGGCATCATCCAAAATCTAGAggagattatttttttgtatatcca GAACACAAGTTAAAATCTGATCAAACGATTGTAGAGTCTACTTTTGAGAATTATGATTTACACTCTtcattatataagaaattgcAGGAATTAGGTTTTATAAAACAGTTGGAAATTCAAGAACATgctatacaaaaaattttagatGGTCAAAATACTGTATTAGCTGCTGAAACTGGATGTGGAAAAACATTAGCATATCTTGTTCCTCTAATAGATCAAATTTTAAATTGGAAACCATTATTACAAAGACCTTTTAATTCTCCATTAGGATTAATTATAACACCAACTCGAGAATTAGCTGTTCAAATAGGG atagaGGCAAAACACTTATCAAAAGATCTTGgtatttcaacaaaaattttgaCAGGtggtaaaacaaaaaaattggtATTACGTTTACCATTGAATGATGTTGATCTTGTTGTAGCCAGTTTTGGAGTTATCAGTAAATTATCCACTATTGGACTTTATAAATTGAATTGTGTCAAACATATTGTTCTGGATGAAGCAGATGCATTATTTCATGagacatttgaaaaaaaactTAAAGTATTTATGAATAGATTAAAG ATTGGTAATCAGCAAACAATAGATGAAAATGGGATACCTAAAAATACTCAATTGACATTAGCTTCCGCTACAATGCCCCAAAGAATTTCTGAAGTTTTAGGAGACATAGTAAAT GTCAATTCTCTAGTTCAAATAGTTTCAGAAAAATTGCATCATGTTCTAGTACCTCAGAAATTTATGAGATTGGGACCAAGTGAAAAACCGtacgaattattaaaatatataaaaccaaAAATTAAATCTAAAGAACCAATAATCATATTCAGTAATAAGAATGCTACTTGCGATTGGATTAGTATGTTCTTACACGAATGTGGTATTAATAATGTGCATTTGAATGGTAATATGCCTTTAATAATTAGACAAGGAAAATACAAAGAATTCCAAACTGGaaaagttaatatattatcaactACGAATATAGGATCTAGAGGGTTGGATACCTTCATGGTCCGACATATATTGAATTATGAATTTCCATTGGATACTTCTGATTATATTCATCG ATGTGGTAGGGTTGGAAGGGTAAACAGTCATAAAGATTGCAaagtaatcaattttattagtaATTATCTAGAAATTCAGATAGCtcaaaagatcgaaagagCCTTTCGCAGAGGAAGACCAATACCTATCTTCAATATAATGATGAATAATATGAAAGAAGATGTTGAACCTCTAATCTCTTCCAATGATATCTTGCAAAATGATATAATTCAAAACATAGATGAGGAAAATAGTATtccttattaa